The Porites lutea chromosome 11, jaPorLute2.1, whole genome shotgun sequence genome includes a region encoding these proteins:
- the LOC140952352 gene encoding acid-sensing ion channel 3-like, protein METELKAIREKTDHCVKGAKEVWKSETDEASRVIKDFGSYTTLHGFHFIFDSGSLIRRIIWITLILLGIVFLFFQFRDNYRKYQRNQSIISKSVEHDEKLLFPAITICNQNMMKRSKILGTDAQTFLDQQDFVKIHVLGKSLMDKEVDPSLNVDEIVTNNSHVLSEMLHKCTFQHQECSAANFPSFLSLMRGVCYTLNSGHPNHTKLYVTTSGKIQALTLSLDAQPEEYYGPYSYDATGFKILVHDQNESYPNIEDFGVDLPPGFTTNIRVRRTKTISLPKPFKSGCGTKKLDSTFPVYTEYACLLDCYTKMVVNACDCRMISMPPMSEVNHTRFCSAKELLKCAFPKATNFNPSRCDCPLPCEKIDYQVQSSMAYSPSSHLWDTLLPLYNVAPNDTEKVREYQEYVRKRMVQVNVYYETLDTEVTEEKPAYDLNDFGSDVGGNMGLFLGCSLLTLCEFVDLIVIMCLQCWRKKNAVVHAREDHFR, encoded by the exons ATGGAAACAGAGCTAAAAGCCATAAGAGAAAAAACGGACCACTGCGTGAAAGGAGCGAAAGAAGTTTGGAAGTCAGAGACTGACGAAGCCTCACGCGTGATCAAAGATTTCGGGTCTTACACTACGCTACATGGGTTCCATTTCATATTTGACTCCGGCTCGCTGATACGAAGAATTATCTGGATAACCCTAATATTGCTGGgcattgttttccttttcttccaaTTTCGAGATAACTACAGAAAATATCAAAGGAACCAGAGCATCATAAGCAAATCCGTTGAGCACGATGAGAAGCTTTTATTCCCTGCCATAACTATATGCAACCAGAACATGATGAAGAGGAGCAAAATTCTTGGAACGGACGCCCAAACATTCCTTGACCAACAGGATTTTGTAAAAATTCACGTCTTAGGTAAAAGCCTCATGGACAAAGAAGTTGATCCGTCGCTTAACGTTGACGAAATCGTCACGAACAACAGTCATGTGCTCTCCGAAATGCTGCATAAGTGTACCTTTCAACACCAGGAATGTTCAGCCGCTAACTTCCCTTCATTCCTCTCATTGATG cgAGGCGTATGTTATACGCTAAATTCTGGGCATCCGAATCACACTAAACTGTACGTGACTACATCGGGAAAAATACAAGCGTTGACACTCTCCCTGGATGCACAGCCAGAGGAGTACTATGGACCATACAGTTATGACGCAAcaggttttaaaattttggttCATGATCAAAACGAGTCGTATCCCAACATTGAAGACTTTGGTGTGGATTTACCACCTGGTTTCACTACGAATATACGCGTACGAAGGACTAAG ACAATAAGTCTTCCGAAGCCATTTAAATCCGGTTGTGGTACAAAGAAGCTGGACTCAACTTTTCCGGTTTACACGGAATACGCATGTCTGTTGGACTGTTACACTAAGATGGTTGTAAACGCGTGTGACTGTCGCATGATATCAATGCCACCGATGA GTGAAGTTAATCATACAAGATTCTGTAGTGCAAAAGAGCTCCTCAAATGTGCTTTTCCAAAAGCCA CAAATTTTAACCCAAGCCGCTGTGATTGCCCCTTGCCGTGTGAAAAAATTGACTATCAGGTGCAGTCCTCCATGGCCTATTCCCCGTCGAGCCACTTGTGGGATACCCTCTTGCCACTCTATAACGTCGCACCAAATGATACAGAAAAAGTCAGAGAGTACCAAGAGTATGTCAG AAAAAGGATGGTACAAGTGAACGTTTATTATGAAACTCTGGACACAGAGGTAACCGAGGAAAAACCTGCTTATGATCTCAACGATTTTGGAT CGGACGTCGGGGGTAACATGGGATTATTTTTGGGCTGCAGTCTGCTGACGCTATGTGAATTTGTTGATTTGATTGTGATCATGTGTCTTCAGTGTTGGCGGAAAAAGAACGCAGTAGTTCATGCGAGGGAAGATCACTTTAGATAA
- the LOC140953291 gene encoding uncharacterized protein, translating to MYEDFLDLSMGNLKDYLSLRGLSTTGRKVELVARAFSTFKMKLPVQVSQEQHLASLEREFQDRLRKYDLSDPKSSDTAWVDDMTKWPPVDLCKIFAYILSNKEFVSDYIEKYKDEKAYSSWKSNFVDTILIADNKDGKCVLQCKVTPSQRIREDPREVWVALKKDGTVLCGWCTCIAGTSATCNHIIASLYKVEYAFTHGHTDPSCTSLPCGWNERVGKE from the exons atgtatgaagatttTCTGGATCTGTCCATGGGAAACCTCAAGGACTATCTAAGTTTAAGGGGATTGTCGACAACTGGCCGGAAGGTAGAACTGGTCGCAAGAGCTTTTTCTACCTTTAAAATGAAGCTTCCAGTCCAAGTTTCCCAAGAGCAACACTTGGCCAGTTTGGAAAGGGAATTCCAGGACAGACTACGCAAGTACGATTTATCAGATCCTAAATCCAGTGACACTGCATGGGTGGATGACATGACAAAATGGCCACCAGTGGACCTTTGCAAGATATTTGCCTATATTCTATCAAACAAAGAGTTTGTCTCAGATTACATTGAGAAATACAAGGATGAAAAAGCTTATTCGTCCTGGAAAAGTAACTTTGTGGATACCATCCTTATTGCAGACAACAAGGATGGAAAGTGTGTGTTGCAATGCAAGGTAACTCCATCGCAGCGTATCAGGGAGGACCCAAGAGAAGTCTGGGTGGCCCTTAAGAAAGATGGAACTGTCTTGTGTGGTTGGTGCACATGCATTGCTGGCACGAGTGCAACATGCAACCACATAATTGCATCGCTTTACAAGGTGGAATATGCATTCACCCATGGTCATACAGATCCATCATGTACATCACTCCCTTGCGGATGGAAT GAAAGAGTGGGAAAGGAATGA
- the LOC140953292 gene encoding uncharacterized protein encodes MDRPLELTKFAENFTASLDGSESEQDIINRFLEAIPLNATEVSQIERETKGQSDSFSWIRHRKGRITASNFKDVCTKVDSLAKARGSVKPPTTPRVGQRKRKEAYNEFYARPLSKHQNCKLTKSGLCVLKEKPYIGASPDGIMTCSCCGTTALEIKCPYSIWDLCVSEAWEQTDFLEQGDGMIQLKRSHKYFLQVKGVMAELHVELIHFDDLFWDNIIPKLDVVLHGQGPVRLEEYNFCPTCEKVILEGEELPENSPDNSIWCDHCGAWFHFVCAQITHIEDDQEWFCQACLLDFVDRELDTTSLVDP; translated from the exons ATGGACAGACCTTTAGAACTAACTAAATTTGCAGAGAATTTTACTGCATCATTAGATGGTAGTGAGAGTGAACAGGACATTATAAATAGATTTTTGGAAGCTATCCCCTTAAATGCAACGGAGGTTTCCCAAATTGAGCGAGAAACCAAGGGCCAAAGTGACTCATTTTCTTGGATCAGGCACAGAAAAGGACGGATAACTGCATCGAACTTTAAAGATGTATGCACAAAAGTTGACTCGCTTGCAAAAGCTCGAGGTTCTGTCAAACCACCAACAACTCCTCGT GTggggcaaagaaaaagaaaagaggcgTATAATGAATTTTATGCAAGGCCTCTTTCAAAGCACCAAAACTGCAAGTTAACAAAGAGTGGACTTTGTGTACTTAAAGAAAAACCCTACATTGGGGCCAGTCCTGATGGGATTATGACATGTTCATGCTGTGGTACAACTGCATTGGAAATTAAGTGCCCATATTCCATTTGGGACTTGTGTGTCAGTGAGGCCTGGGAACAAACAGATTTCCTGGAGCAGGGGGATGGAATGATTCAGCTGAAAAGAAGTCACAAGTATTTCCTTCAAGTGAAAGGTGTTATGGCT GAACTACATGTAGAACTGATACATTTTGATGATTTATTTTGGGACAACATAATTCCAAAGCTTGATGTAGTCTTACACGGCCAAGGTCCTGTTAGGCTTGAGGAATATAATTTTTGCCCCACATGTGAGAAAGTCATCTTAGAGGGAGAGGAGCTCCCAGAGAATTCCCCTGACAATAGCATATGGTGTGACCATTGTGGAGCATGGTTCCATTTTGTGTGTGCACAGATCACTCACATCGAGGATGATCAAGAGTGGTTTTGCCAAGCTTGCCTTTTAGATTTTGTGGATAGGGAGCTTGATACAACCTCTCTTGTGGATCCTTGA